From the genome of Methanococcoides methylutens, one region includes:
- a CDS encoding dihydrofolate reductase family protein, whose translation MVTGEEHVDLREALEVLNKKYKARTVLVDNGSGLNGALLGQDLVDEISLIIMPLQIGKEVDTLFSNIGKTKPIELELLKCEKLEKDNVWLVYKIKRSPDK comes from the coding sequence ATTGTAACAGGTGAAGAACACGTTGACCTCCGGGAAGCACTTGAAGTACTTAACAAAAAGTACAAGGCAAGAACAGTCCTTGTAGACAACGGAAGCGGACTTAACGGAGCCTTGCTCGGACAGGATCTTGTGGATGAGATCAGTCTTATCATAATGCCCCTTCAGATAGGGAAAGAAGTTGATACCTTGTTTTCCAATATTGGAAAAACGAAGCCTATAGAACTTGAACTGTTAAAATGTGAGAAACTGGAGAAGGACAATGTATGGCTTGTTTACAAAATTAAGCGTTCTCCTGATAAATGA